In uncultured Methanobacterium sp., a genomic segment contains:
- the pyrF gene encoding orotidine-5'-phosphate decarboxylase, translating to MEVKNKIILALDVPSIEKAVELMDKVSDYLDTVKIGYPLVLAEGLESVSRVKEEYDCKVICDFKVADIPATNQKIADVTFQAGADAIIVHGFVGVDSATSCIESANQHGKEIFLLTEMSHPGASRFLQPVSMDIARMGVEMGITNYVGPSTRLDRLGKIRQIIGKDSFLISPGVGVQGGNPKDTLEFADALIIGRSIYLAPDPVEVLESIIDSIKL from the coding sequence ATGGAGGTTAAAAACAAGATCATCCTGGCCCTGGATGTTCCCAGCATAGAAAAAGCCGTGGAATTGATGGATAAAGTTTCCGATTATCTAGACACAGTTAAGATTGGTTATCCCCTGGTGTTAGCTGAGGGATTGGAATCTGTGAGTCGGGTTAAAGAGGAGTATGATTGTAAGGTTATCTGTGATTTTAAGGTGGCAGACATACCTGCAACCAATCAGAAGATTGCTGATGTTACATTCCAGGCCGGTGCCGATGCAATTATCGTGCATGGATTTGTGGGAGTTGACAGTGCAACCAGCTGTATTGAATCTGCCAATCAACATGGAAAAGAGATTTTTCTACTGACTGAAATGTCACACCCCGGTGCATCCCGGTTCCTGCAACCTGTTTCCATGGACATAGCCCGTATGGGTGTGGAAATGGGGATCACTAACTATGTTGGTCCATCCACCCGTCTGGATCGTTTGGGAAAAATAAGACAGATAATAGGTAAGGATTCATTCCTGATATCCCCTGGTGTGGGTGTGCAGGGAGGAAATCCTAAAGATACTCTTGAATTTGCTGATGCACTGATTATTGGTCGGAGTATATACCTAGCTCCGGACCCGGTAGAGGTCCTTGAGTCCATCATAGATTCTATTAAACTTTAA
- a CDS encoding TRAM domain-containing protein, translated as MFGNDYGRDERENSSPISEGEEYDVKIEDLGRDGDGITRIEGFVVFVSGAKVGDEVKIKINSVRRNFGFAEVVE; from the coding sequence ATGTTCGGAAATGATTACGGAAGAGATGAAAGGGAAAATTCCTCCCCCATCAGTGAAGGGGAAGAATACGATGTTAAAATTGAAGATTTAGGTAGAGATGGTGACGGCATTACCCGTATTGAAGGTTTTGTGGTTTTCGTTTCAGGAGCCAAAGTTGGAGATGAAGTTAAAATCAAAATTAACTCTGTTCGAAGAAATTTTGGTTTTGCAGAAGTGGTGGAATAA
- a CDS encoding TRAM domain-containing protein, with protein MFGSNYGRDERENSAPINEGEEYDVKIEDLGRDGDGITRIEGFVVFVSGAKVGDEVKIRVNSVRRNFGFAEVVE; from the coding sequence ATGTTCGGAAGTAATTACGGAAGAGATGAAAGGGAAAATTCTGCTCCTATTAATGAAGGGGAAGAATACGATGTTAAAATTGAAGATTTAGGTAGAGATGGTGACGGCATTACCCGTATTGAAGGTTTTGTTGTCTTTGTTTCTGGAGCTAAAGTCGGTGACGAAGTTAAAATCAGAGTTAACTCCGTCCGCAGGAACTTTGGTTTCGCTGAAGTAGTCGAATAA
- the cbiM gene encoding cobalt ECF transporter S component CbiM: MHIMEGFLPWQWCLFWYIVALPVVAYGVVQIKKITDEHPESKPLLAVSGAFIFVLSSLKLPSVTGSCSHPTGTGLGAVLFGPAVTSVLGAIVLVFQALLLAHGGLTTLGANIVSMGIVGPVAGWLVYRGIKIAGGPPLVGIFLAAFFADLLTYVTTAIQLSLAFPVPTFTAAFTNFMIIFAVTQIPLAIAEALLTVVIFDYIMKLRPDILEQLKVIGPRVKDKVKEVV; the protein is encoded by the coding sequence ATGCATATTATGGAAGGTTTTCTCCCCTGGCAATGGTGCCTTTTCTGGTACATAGTAGCTCTGCCTGTGGTGGCTTACGGTGTAGTGCAGATTAAGAAGATAACTGATGAACATCCAGAATCCAAACCGTTACTTGCAGTTTCAGGGGCATTTATATTTGTTTTATCATCATTAAAACTACCTTCAGTTACTGGTAGTTGCTCTCATCCAACTGGTACTGGTTTAGGTGCAGTTTTATTCGGCCCAGCAGTTACCAGTGTTCTAGGAGCCATTGTACTTGTTTTCCAGGCCTTGCTCCTGGCCCATGGTGGACTGACCACTCTGGGTGCCAACATTGTCTCCATGGGAATTGTGGGACCGGTGGCAGGATGGCTGGTCTACAGAGGAATTAAAATTGCCGGCGGACCTCCACTTGTGGGAATATTCCTGGCAGCATTCTTTGCTGATCTGTTAACCTACGTGACCACGGCAATCCAGTTATCTCTGGCATTCCCGGTACCTACCTTTACTGCAGCATTCACCAACTTCATGATAATATTCGCAGTCACCCAGATACCACTGGCTATAGCTGAGGCACTCTTAACTGTGGTGATATTTGATTACATTATGAAACTCAGACCTGACATCCTGGAACAGTTGAAGGTTATCGGACCTCGTGTTAAGGATAAAGTGAAGGAGGTGGTGTAG
- a CDS encoding energy-coupling factor ABC transporter substrate-binding protein yields MESKYYILILALVALIAIIPLAMYNGMGEDQGYFGGSDDSASTVIEETGYQPWFSSIWKPPSGEIESLLFALQAAIGAIIIGYILGYYTGQAKERKRIEKEIKAKSGLNGSGKTEPEN; encoded by the coding sequence ATGGAGAGTAAGTACTACATCCTCATCCTAGCCCTGGTGGCTTTAATCGCCATCATACCCCTAGCCATGTACAATGGGATGGGTGAAGATCAGGGTTACTTTGGTGGATCTGATGATTCTGCAAGTACAGTTATAGAGGAAACTGGATACCAACCCTGGTTCAGTTCCATCTGGAAACCTCCCAGCGGTGAAATTGAAAGCCTTCTCTTTGCACTTCAGGCTGCTATAGGTGCTATTATAATTGGTTACATCCTGGGATACTATACTGGGCAGGCAAAGGAACGTAAGAGGATTGAAAAAGAAATTAAAGCTAAATCAGGTTTGAATGGATCGGGAAAAACAGAACCTGAAAACTAA
- the cbiQ gene encoding cobalt ECF transporter T component CbiQ has product MFENTLDNYAHSNGLRDINTLFKVLFGISTMLVSLISTSPIVPLLITICMSFLIIFQAKIPWKFYLKFLTIPLTFGLISFVFMSLFFGVGTHILDLGIFNLAVTEDGFNLGLLLFARVMGGFTCMAFLALTIPMTELFSELERIKIPQIITELAMLMYRFIFLFLDEGINMYHAQETRLGYSSYKKSFKSMGMLGSNLFIRTWVKGEQAHLAMESRCYDGSIKTMKEPESIKSIGILNISLLILFEACLIFVVYLTGNFTVI; this is encoded by the coding sequence ATGTTTGAAAACACTCTGGATAACTACGCACACTCCAATGGCCTTCGAGATATCAACACTCTCTTTAAGGTTTTGTTTGGAATTTCAACCATGCTGGTGAGCCTGATATCCACATCACCCATAGTACCTTTACTTATAACTATTTGTATGTCTTTTTTAATTATCTTCCAGGCCAAAATCCCATGGAAATTTTACCTTAAATTTTTAACCATCCCCCTTACCTTTGGATTAATATCCTTTGTGTTCATGTCCCTTTTCTTTGGTGTAGGGACCCACATCCTGGATCTGGGAATATTCAACCTAGCAGTTACTGAGGATGGTTTCAATTTGGGTCTGCTTCTTTTTGCCAGGGTAATGGGTGGTTTCACCTGCATGGCCTTCCTGGCACTCACCATTCCCATGACCGAATTATTCAGTGAACTGGAACGCATTAAAATTCCCCAGATAATCACTGAACTGGCCATGTTAATGTACCGTTTCATATTCCTCTTTTTAGATGAAGGTATCAACATGTACCATGCCCAGGAAACACGTTTAGGATATTCATCCTACAAAAAATCATTCAAATCAATGGGAATGCTGGGAAGCAACCTGTTTATCCGAACCTGGGTGAAGGGTGAACAGGCACATCTGGCCATGGAATCCAGATGCTATGATGGTTCCATTAAAACAATGAAAGAACCTGAAAGCATAAAAAGCATAGGAATTCTTAATATATCTTTACTCATACTTTTTGAGGCATGTCTTATTTTTGTAGTCTATTTAACTGGAAACTTCACCGTAATTTAA
- a CDS encoding ATP-binding cassette domain-containing protein: MNVVETVDVTYQYPDGTKALNEINFTAPDGKIIALLGPNGAGKSTLFLHFNGILKPTSGYVKIEGNPVNYERKGLKKLRQRIGIVFQNPDDQLFAPTVAEDVAFGPLNLDLPKEEVESRVEEALKRVGMEGFENKPPHHLSGGQKKRVAIAGILAMQPKIMVLDEPTSGLDPRGASQIMKLLYKLNREGLTIIISTHDVDLVPLYAYQVYIIREGNIIKEGSPQNVFADVETIRKANLRLPRIAHLMEILQKKDNLPFDKPYPLTIGEARQKLLKEFGD, translated from the coding sequence ATGAATGTAGTTGAAACAGTGGATGTCACTTACCAGTATCCTGATGGAACCAAAGCACTCAATGAAATAAATTTCACTGCCCCCGATGGCAAGATCATTGCACTTTTAGGTCCCAATGGTGCTGGAAAATCCACCTTATTTTTACATTTTAACGGAATCTTAAAACCCACCTCCGGGTATGTGAAAATAGAGGGAAATCCAGTAAATTATGAAAGAAAAGGATTAAAAAAGTTAAGGCAGAGAATTGGAATTGTTTTTCAAAATCCGGATGATCAACTTTTTGCCCCTACAGTTGCCGAAGATGTGGCATTTGGTCCCTTGAACCTGGATCTCCCCAAGGAAGAAGTTGAATCCCGGGTTGAGGAAGCCCTGAAACGTGTTGGAATGGAAGGTTTTGAGAATAAACCTCCACATCACTTGAGTGGTGGACAAAAAAAGCGGGTGGCAATTGCAGGAATTCTGGCAATGCAGCCCAAGATAATGGTTCTGGATGAACCTACCAGTGGTCTTGATCCAAGGGGCGCATCCCAGATAATGAAATTACTCTACAAACTCAACCGGGAAGGACTTACCATTATCATATCCACCCACGATGTTGATCTGGTCCCACTTTACGCTTACCAGGTCTACATAATCCGTGAAGGCAATATAATTAAGGAGGGATCACCTCAGAATGTTTTTGCTGATGTGGAAACCATCAGAAAAGCTAACCTCCGCCTGCCCAGAATTGCCCATCTCATGGAAATACTTCAAAAAAAGGATAACCTCCCCTTTGATAAACCATATCCCTTAACCATTGGAGAGGCCCGTCAAAAACTTTTAAAAGAATTTGGAGACTGA
- a CDS encoding dienelactone hydrolase family protein, whose translation MANIVIFHSVLGLRRGIIEAAEMLKGKGHNVLTPDLYNGETFDDMEQALEKFEEIGIQEMVSRTISSVKDFPSETVYAGFSNGGTSAELLAGTKPGAKGCLLFHAALPLNMIGIERWPSSVPVQVHYAANDPWKNQQFIDEFSKSVHQSGASYDYFEYPVTGHLFADPDSEDYNRKSSELLWQRAIQFLQDIE comes from the coding sequence ATGGCGAATATAGTAATCTTTCATTCAGTTTTAGGGCTTCGAAGGGGAATAATTGAAGCTGCAGAAATGTTAAAAGGTAAAGGACATAATGTTCTCACTCCAGATCTTTATAATGGCGAAACATTTGATGATATGGAACAAGCACTCGAAAAATTTGAGGAAATTGGAATCCAAGAAATGGTGTCTCGTACCATTTCTTCAGTTAAAGATTTTCCCAGTGAAACAGTTTATGCAGGATTTTCCAATGGGGGAACGTCGGCTGAGTTACTTGCTGGAACAAAGCCTGGTGCAAAGGGATGTCTTTTATTTCACGCTGCTTTACCTCTTAATATGATTGGTATTGAAAGGTGGCCATCAAGTGTCCCTGTTCAGGTTCATTATGCAGCTAATGATCCGTGGAAAAATCAACAATTTATCGATGAATTTTCAAAGAGTGTTCATCAATCTGGCGCCAGTTATGACTATTTTGAGTATCCTGTCACAGGACACCTGTTTGCTGATCCAGATTCAGAAGATTACAACAGAAAATCATCTGAATTGTTATGGCAACGGGCAATACAGTTTTTACAGGATATTGAATGA
- a CDS encoding 4Fe-4S dicluster domain-containing protein has protein sequence MKAWLNFSPSIVNKTVISDLIKNFDVTFNILKADITPKGGKMLIEISGSEAEEGIKYMEKEGIQLNPIKKVVKKDEDKCMDCGECISLCPVNAIKMEEDWTVELDNQKCIGCGFCTTSCPTKAIKIAD, from the coding sequence ATGAAAGCCTGGCTTAACTTTTCCCCCAGTATCGTGAATAAGACTGTGATCTCGGACCTGATAAAAAACTTCGACGTGACCTTCAACATACTCAAGGCAGATATCACCCCCAAAGGTGGTAAAATGCTCATTGAGATCAGTGGAAGCGAGGCAGAAGAAGGAATCAAGTACATGGAGAAGGAGGGTATCCAGCTTAATCCCATCAAGAAAGTGGTTAAAAAGGATGAGGACAAATGCATGGATTGTGGTGAATGCATAAGCCTCTGTCCAGTAAATGCCATTAAAATGGAGGAAGACTGGACTGTGGAACTGGATAACCAGAAGTGCATTGGTTGCGGATTCTGCACCACTTCCTGCCCTACCAAGGCCATTAAGATTGCAGATTAA
- a CDS encoding homocysteine biosynthesis protein yields MKTIDEINQKIKDGDAVVVTAVEMTRIVQENGAGEAAEEVDVVTTGTFGAMCSSGAFFNFGHSDPPIKMSRTYLNGVEAYSGLAAVDAYVGATQPHRNPDIGLDYGGAHLLEDLVRGKEVELVAEAYGTDCYPRTDVHTFLSLENLNQAVMVNPRNCYQNYAAATNSTEETIYTYMGTLLPQMGNVSYSSAGELSPLLNDPYFQTIGMGTRIFLCGSQGYIMGEGTQHATDGERRNGVPVNSAGTLMLMGDLKKMNADYLRGATMPKYGPTLYVGAGIPIPVLNEDIARRTGISDADITCNIYDYGVPRRSRPAIMETNYQELRTGNIEINGNEVQTSPLSSLKKALKIAEELKKWIDNGEFFLTHPVNNLPSSGCTVKPLEIKRPSIMVQDLKIKPVITARAEEAISGVARKMVENNINHLPVVDHADRLMGIVTSWDIAHAVAKDSRKLTDVMTKKVIVAMEDEPVELVARRIDKHEISGVPIVDRENRVKGMITAEDISRLICSQNNKEGGSQ; encoded by the coding sequence GTGAAGACCATAGATGAAATAAACCAAAAAATTAAAGACGGGGACGCAGTTGTGGTTACTGCGGTTGAGATGACCCGTATTGTGCAGGAAAATGGTGCAGGAGAAGCTGCAGAAGAGGTGGATGTTGTCACCACCGGTACATTTGGTGCTATGTGTTCTTCCGGTGCATTCTTCAACTTCGGACACTCTGATCCACCCATCAAAATGAGTCGTACCTACTTAAATGGTGTGGAAGCCTATTCTGGTCTGGCTGCTGTGGATGCCTATGTTGGGGCCACTCAACCTCATCGTAACCCTGATATTGGCTTAGATTATGGTGGTGCTCATCTTCTGGAAGATCTGGTCAGGGGAAAAGAGGTTGAACTGGTGGCAGAAGCCTATGGAACGGATTGTTATCCCCGTACTGATGTTCACACATTCCTCAGTCTGGAAAACCTTAACCAGGCAGTTATGGTTAACCCCAGGAACTGTTACCAGAACTACGCTGCAGCCACCAACTCCACTGAGGAAACTATTTACACTTACATGGGCACCCTCCTACCCCAGATGGGTAATGTGAGTTACTCCAGTGCTGGGGAGCTCAGCCCACTTTTAAATGATCCCTACTTCCAGACCATTGGTATGGGTACCAGGATATTCCTGTGTGGAAGTCAGGGTTATATTATGGGGGAGGGAACTCAGCACGCCACTGATGGTGAGCGCAGGAATGGTGTTCCTGTAAATTCAGCAGGTACACTGATGCTCATGGGTGACCTTAAAAAGATGAATGCAGATTATCTTCGGGGAGCTACCATGCCCAAATACGGTCCCACTCTCTATGTAGGTGCTGGTATTCCCATTCCAGTTTTAAATGAGGATATTGCCCGTCGTACCGGTATCAGTGATGCAGATATAACCTGCAATATTTATGATTATGGTGTTCCCCGCCGAAGCCGTCCTGCTATTATGGAAACCAATTACCAGGAACTTCGAACCGGTAATATTGAAATCAATGGAAATGAAGTACAGACATCCCCGTTATCATCCTTAAAAAAGGCACTGAAAATAGCAGAGGAACTTAAAAAATGGATTGATAATGGTGAATTCTTCTTGACCCATCCAGTTAATAACCTTCCATCCTCAGGATGCACAGTCAAACCTCTTGAGATTAAACGGCCATCCATTATGGTGCAGGATTTGAAGATCAAACCGGTGATCACTGCCCGTGCTGAAGAGGCTATTTCTGGTGTTGCCCGGAAAATGGTGGAAAACAACATCAACCACCTTCCGGTGGTGGACCATGCAGACCGCCTCATGGGTATTGTAACCAGCTGGGATATTGCCCATGCAGTGGCCAAGGATAGCCGGAAGCTCACCGATGTAATGACCAAGAAGGTTATTGTTGCCATGGAGGATGAACCAGTGGAGCTGGTTGCTCGACGCATTGATAAACATGAAATATCCGGTGTGCCCATAGTGGACCGGGAAAACAGGGTTAAGGGTATGATCACTGCGGAGGATATTTCCAGATTAATTTGTTCCCAAAATAACAAGGAAGGTGGTTCCCAATGA
- a CDS encoding TldD/PmbA family protein, whose translation MKEELDLDLLEKTLKSVEKHVDYADMRVNESENTVIVMKDGKIQEIRSGSDLGACIRVLKGGAWGFSYTTRLDRLDHVAESALKLASALSSDVELAPAEVKTDKISSNARIKLSDVSLEDKKGVMSEVEKAANLDKVVSTTVNYVDSEGTTIFLNSEGSSITMEENRVALFLNAVAASESGIQFGHKSTGGAKGFEVIESEDLELLGRTAANKAVRLLDASLPPSGRYPIIMDPELTGVFIHEAVGHASEADLILQNDSILKGKMGSEIGSPLVTIVDDASMDAFGYYAYDADGIKTSENVLVQDGVLTSLLSSRETAAKLNIASSGNARSGVGDQPIVRMSNTYLKPGQMSFEELIEDMDHGIYLKGSRGGQVDTGKGVFQFNAAESFLIENGEVKDPLRDVSLSGNILEILQKVDGVASDFHLGVGFCGKAGQTAPVGDGGPHTRVSEATVGGAS comes from the coding sequence ATGAAAGAAGAGTTAGATCTGGACTTACTGGAAAAAACACTGAAATCAGTGGAAAAACATGTTGACTACGCTGATATGCGGGTTAATGAGAGTGAAAACACTGTTATTGTAATGAAAGATGGAAAAATCCAGGAAATCAGATCAGGATCGGATCTGGGGGCTTGTATCCGTGTTTTAAAGGGCGGTGCATGGGGATTTTCCTACACCACCCGGTTGGATCGTCTGGATCACGTGGCAGAATCTGCACTTAAACTGGCCAGTGCCCTTTCCAGTGATGTGGAACTGGCACCAGCTGAGGTAAAAACCGACAAAATATCTTCAAATGCTCGCATCAAACTATCTGATGTGTCCCTTGAGGATAAAAAAGGAGTCATGTCCGAGGTAGAAAAGGCTGCAAACCTGGATAAAGTGGTCAGCACCACGGTTAACTACGTGGATTCTGAGGGAACCACCATATTCTTAAACTCAGAAGGATCCTCCATTACCATGGAAGAAAACAGGGTTGCTTTGTTTTTAAATGCAGTAGCTGCATCCGAAAGCGGAATTCAATTCGGACACAAGAGTACTGGTGGTGCAAAGGGTTTTGAAGTAATTGAATCCGAAGACCTGGAACTTCTGGGAAGAACCGCAGCTAACAAAGCAGTCAGGTTACTGGATGCCAGTTTGCCACCTTCAGGACGTTACCCCATAATCATGGACCCGGAACTAACCGGGGTTTTCATCCACGAAGCAGTGGGCCATGCCTCAGAGGCTGACCTGATACTGCAGAATGACTCCATTTTAAAGGGAAAAATGGGAAGTGAAATAGGCTCACCTCTGGTTACGATTGTGGATGATGCCAGTATGGATGCTTTTGGATACTATGCCTATGATGCTGATGGTATTAAAACCAGTGAAAACGTGCTAGTTCAGGATGGTGTCCTAACATCCTTATTAAGCTCCAGGGAAACAGCAGCCAAACTCAACATCGCTTCCAGTGGAAATGCACGCTCTGGAGTGGGAGATCAGCCCATAGTCCGTATGAGCAACACCTACCTCAAACCCGGCCAGATGAGCTTTGAAGAATTGATCGAAGATATGGACCACGGAATATACCTTAAAGGATCACGTGGTGGTCAGGTAGACACCGGTAAAGGTGTTTTCCAGTTCAACGCTGCTGAATCATTCTTAATAGAAAATGGTGAAGTTAAAGATCCCCTCCGTGATGTGTCACTCTCTGGTAATATTCTGGAAATACTGCAGAAAGTTGATGGTGTTGCCTCTGACTTCCACTTAGGAGTTGGGTTCTGTGGTAAAGCCGGTCAAACCGCTCCAGTGGGAGATGGAGGTCCACACACCAGGGTCAGTGAGGCAACAGTAGGTGGGGCCAGTTAA
- a CDS encoding TIGR00296 family protein, translating into MISEEEGEFLVKLARNAIETYITLKEIIKVPDDLDPILNAEMGAFVTLTRNGDLRGCIGYPEPVKPLAQAVVEVAISAATGDPRFPPVTAAELKEIQVEVSVLTKPEMIEVQKPSEYLEKVEVGRDGLIVERGMYRGLLLPQVPVEWNWDVEDFLANTCMKAGLPSDCWLDEGVKMFSFQSQIFSE; encoded by the coding sequence GTGATAAGTGAGGAAGAAGGGGAATTTCTGGTAAAATTAGCAAGAAACGCCATTGAAACCTACATTACTCTTAAAGAGATCATAAAAGTTCCTGATGATCTAGATCCCATCTTAAATGCGGAAATGGGGGCATTTGTAACCTTAACCCGTAATGGGGATTTAAGGGGTTGCATTGGATACCCAGAACCAGTAAAACCTCTTGCCCAGGCAGTGGTGGAAGTGGCTATAAGTGCAGCCACCGGAGACCCCAGGTTCCCCCCAGTCACCGCAGCAGAGCTGAAGGAGATCCAGGTGGAAGTCAGTGTGCTCACCAAACCAGAAATGATTGAAGTTCAAAAACCTTCCGAGTATCTGGAAAAGGTAGAAGTGGGCAGGGATGGGCTCATTGTGGAGAGGGGAATGTACCGTGGGCTGCTGCTACCCCAGGTTCCAGTGGAGTGGAACTGGGATGTTGAAGACTTCCTGGCCAACACTTGTATGAAAGCTGGTTTACCTTCGGACTGCTGGCTAGATGAAGGTGTGAAAATGTTCAGTTTCCAATCCCAGATTTTTTCTGAGTAG
- a CDS encoding NOG1 family protein produces the protein MFLPNIPTSEEVIDKAFRRAKKAAARVRTSKIHRQHKSKRIEEVRVQTACQVIKDTFEEILEKTPHVEELPMFYQDYIDVAVGVDELKKSLGALNWANGVLEKLQNQYTFKIRRSPPENASQVRRAAFGRISSVVKRISDELDFLNYAKQKLRNVPTVDTDATTAVIAGFPNVGKSTLLRQITNAEPEVADYPFTTKGIQIGHFELRWQKYQIIDTPGLLDRPVQEMNQIELNAMVALEHLADLILFIFDPSQTSGFPVENQVNLYWEIKKIFRNTPVRSLFNKMDLVDDEENIKYIEQHIDTSDKPLMVAASEGSGISEIIKILEEFNRENKITRGE, from the coding sequence ATGTTTTTACCTAACATACCCACCTCCGAGGAAGTAATTGACAAAGCATTCCGTCGGGCAAAAAAAGCTGCGGCCCGGGTCCGAACATCCAAGATCCACCGACAGCACAAATCAAAACGAATAGAAGAAGTACGAGTCCAGACCGCCTGTCAGGTGATTAAAGACACCTTTGAGGAAATTCTGGAAAAAACACCCCATGTGGAAGAACTCCCCATGTTTTACCAGGACTACATCGATGTAGCGGTGGGTGTTGATGAACTTAAAAAATCACTGGGAGCATTGAACTGGGCTAACGGAGTTTTAGAAAAACTACAGAACCAGTACACCTTTAAAATACGAAGATCACCTCCTGAAAACGCTTCACAGGTAAGAAGAGCTGCATTTGGGAGGATATCCTCTGTAGTGAAGCGTATAAGTGATGAACTTGACTTTTTAAACTATGCCAAACAGAAGCTGCGAAACGTCCCAACAGTGGACACCGATGCCACCACTGCAGTTATTGCTGGATTTCCCAATGTGGGAAAATCAACACTCCTGCGGCAGATCACCAATGCAGAACCAGAAGTAGCAGACTACCCATTCACCACCAAAGGAATTCAAATTGGACACTTCGAACTTCGCTGGCAGAAGTACCAGATCATCGACACTCCTGGGCTTCTGGACCGTCCAGTGCAGGAAATGAACCAGATAGAGCTCAATGCTATGGTAGCATTGGAACATCTGGCAGATCTCATCCTTTTCATATTTGATCCATCACAAACCTCGGGATTCCCTGTGGAAAACCAGGTAAACCTGTATTGGGAGATAAAAAAGATATTCAGAAACACTCCAGTTCGTTCACTCTTCAATAAAATGGATCTGGTAGATGATGAAGAAAACATTAAGTACATTGAACAACATATTGATACTAGTGATAAGCCCCTGATGGTCGCTGCCTCTGAAGGTAGTGGTATATCAGAGATAATTAAAATATTAGAGGAATTCAACAGGGAAAATAAGATTACTAGGGGAGAATAA
- a CDS encoding Hsp20 family protein, translated as MDEKKTKLEPKGKDTKEEIISKAAEVKDSVSEKGEDLKNKASEAKDTVSEKGEDVKNKASEAKDTVSGKSKEFRESASERTEEIRTTAEKMVNDVFKTLREKQEDLGKTINDYTAPTTPYLDLIDTPEEFIVIADLPGVEKEGLSVDVTIESVTITATFQEGMEGEDINYIKRERGSGEVTRTIKLPAEIKIKEASANFEESILTLKLPKEIAETQKLEIN; from the coding sequence ATGGATGAAAAGAAAACAAAACTAGAACCCAAAGGCAAAGACACCAAGGAAGAAATTATATCCAAAGCTGCTGAAGTGAAAGATTCTGTTTCAGAAAAAGGTGAAGACCTTAAAAATAAGGCTTCTGAAGCTAAAGACACTGTTTCAGAAAAAGGTGAAGATGTCAAAAATAAGGCTTCTGAAGCTAAAGACACTGTTTCCGGTAAGAGTAAAGAATTCCGTGAAAGTGCATCTGAGAGAACCGAAGAAATTCGCACTACAGCAGAGAAAATGGTTAATGATGTTTTCAAAACACTGCGTGAAAAACAGGAAGACCTGGGAAAAACCATTAATGATTACACTGCACCCACCACACCTTACCTGGACCTTATTGACACACCTGAGGAGTTTATAGTCATAGCAGACCTTCCAGGAGTAGAAAAAGAAGGTTTATCAGTTGATGTTACTATTGAATCAGTGACAATAACTGCCACATTCCAGGAAGGAATGGAAGGTGAAGATATTAATTACATAAAAAGGGAGCGAGGTTCTGGTGAAGTTACCCGTACCATCAAGTTACCTGCTGAGATAAAGATCAAAGAGGCCAGTGCCAATTTTGAAGAATCCATTCTCACCCTAAAACTTCCCAAAGAGATTGCAGAAACCCAAAAATTAGAGATCAACTAA